A genomic window from Fusarium verticillioides 7600 chromosome 5, whole genome shotgun sequence includes:
- a CDS encoding COP9 signalosome complex subunit 5 has protein sequence MEASALKAWELDNNVQLVDPKRDALYNFDADAQKVINNEKAWKQTPDYFKHVRISATALIKMTMHARSGGNLEVMGLMQGYTHQDTFIVTDAFRLPVEGTETRVNAQGEANEYLVEYLDLCRAQGRQENVVGWYHSHPGYGCWLSGIDVDTEAMQQKWQDPFLAVVIDPDRTINSGKVDIGAFRTYPEDHQAGTVTSDGFQAVPLAKAAEFGAHAGRYYSLEVSHFKSSLDSHLLELLWHKYWVQTLSQNPLITNRDYGNKQMLDLSSKIKDAMTGITRSRNGQGMMGTSHKGSDKAMDKLAKEASLIASKERSGLVANQVKASVFNDLGLKAEEPTS, from the exons ATGGAGGCATCTGCTTTGAAGGCTTGGG AGTTGGACAACAATGTCCAGCTAGTCGATCCCAAACGCGACGCTCTCTACAACTTCGACGCCGATGCTCAGAAGGTCATAAACAACGAGAAGGCATGGAAGCAAACACCAGACTATTTCAAGCATGTGCGAATAAGCGCTACTGCTCTTATAAAGATGACCATGCACGCGCGATCTGGCGGCAACCTTGAGGTCATGGGCTTGATGCAAGGCTACACCCACCAGGACACATTTATCGTCACCGACGCATTCCGACTGCCTGTTGAAGGAACAGAGACTCGTGTCAACGCCCAAGGCGAAGCGAACGAATATCTTGTCGAGTATCTTGATCTATGTCGAGCGCAGGGCCGACAGGAGAACGTGGTGGGCTGGTACCACAGCCACCCAGGCTACGGATGCTGGCTGAGCGGTATCGATGTCGATACAGAGGCCATGCAGCAGAAATGGCAGGATCCTTTCCTTGCCGTCGTTATCGACCCCGATCGCACTATCAACTCAGGCAAGGTCGACATTGGCGCTTTCAGAACCTACCCGGAGGACCACCAGGCTGGCACAGTCACCTCTGATGGCTTCCAGGCAGTGCCGCTCGCCAAGGCTGCCGAGTTTGGTGCTCATGCAGGCCGCTACTACAGTCTCGAAGTGTCCCATTTCAAGAGCTCTCTCGACTcgcatctccttgagctcctctGGCACAAGTACTGGGTACAGACTCTTAGCCAGAACCCACTGATCACGAACCGCGACTATGGCAACAAGCAGATGCTCGATTTGAGCTCTAAGATCAAGGACGCGATGACAGGCATCACGAGAAGCCGAAATGGACAAGGCATGATGGGTACGAGCCATAAGGGCTCCGACAAGGCCATGGACAAGCTGGCAAAGGAAGCCAGCCTCATTGCATCTAAGGAGAGGTCTGGTCTGGTTGCTAATCAGGTCAAGGCTAGCGTTTTCAACGACCTTGGGTTAAAGGCTGAAGAACCAACATCGTGA